A genomic region of Nostoc sp. UHCC 0702 contains the following coding sequences:
- a CDS encoding cytochrome P450, whose product MISASKTQISGNYPPGPKAHFLLGIFPEYSRDPLGFATKCAKEYGDVVLWKGPLFSSYQLNHPDYIEEVLVKKSSQFGRHQSLQILRRLWGDGIVVSEGESWQRQRRLMQPAFHRDRIFSYGEVMVNYTNRLLTTWDDGTIRDIHEDMMHLTLEIVAKTLFGAELATEVEKVATAMQVSIEYYEKRFNNLLLYLLPDWFPTAKNLRFLKAVRQFDELIYQIIQQRRAGGKDTGDLLSMLLQVSDEDGKAMSDQQLRDEMMTLLIAGHETTALVLSWGCYLLSQHPEVETKLLEELQAVLGGRTPTVADLPQLRYTEMVIMEVMRLYPPAWGMARRAIEDCEIAGYPLRAGDGVVMTQWVMHRDPRYFDQPEVFNPDRWAGDLLKKIPPYAYFPFGGGSRICLGKSFAMMEAVLLLATIAQKFHLTLVLNQQVIPWPAFTLRPKYGVKMVVANR is encoded by the coding sequence ATGATTTCAGCATCTAAAACTCAAATTTCTGGCAATTATCCACCAGGGCCAAAAGCACATTTCCTCTTGGGTATTTTTCCAGAATACAGCCGCGATCCCCTTGGCTTTGCAACTAAGTGTGCCAAAGAGTACGGTGATGTTGTTTTGTGGAAGGGGCCGTTGTTTTCGTCTTATCAACTCAACCACCCCGACTACATCGAAGAAGTATTGGTCAAAAAAAGCAGTCAATTTGGTAGACATCAAAGCTTACAAATCTTACGGCGACTATGGGGTGATGGAATTGTAGTAAGTGAAGGTGAGTCTTGGCAGCGTCAGCGGCGACTGATGCAACCTGCTTTTCATCGCGATCGCATTTTTTCCTATGGTGAGGTGATGGTTAACTACACTAACCGCCTACTCACCACTTGGGATGATGGCACAATTCGGGATATTCACGAAGACATGATGCACCTCACCTTGGAAATTGTAGCCAAAACCTTGTTTGGTGCTGAGTTGGCCACTGAGGTAGAAAAAGTCGCAACCGCTATGCAGGTGAGCATCGAATATTATGAAAAGCGCTTTAACAACCTGTTATTGTATTTACTACCAGATTGGTTTCCCACAGCCAAAAATCTGCGTTTTCTCAAGGCAGTGCGGCAGTTCGATGAGCTAATTTATCAAATTATTCAGCAACGACGAGCAGGCGGCAAAGATACAGGTGATTTGCTCTCGATGCTGCTGCAAGTGTCGGATGAAGATGGCAAAGCTATGAGTGATCAACAACTACGGGATGAGATGATGACACTGTTAATAGCAGGTCATGAAACCACCGCCTTAGTGTTGTCGTGGGGGTGTTACTTGTTATCACAACATCCGGAAGTTGAGACGAAGTTGCTTGAGGAATTACAGGCAGTGTTGGGTGGCAGAACACCTACGGTTGCCGACTTACCACAGTTACGTTACACAGAGATGGTGATCATGGAGGTGATGCGGTTATATCCACCTGCTTGGGGAATGGCCCGCAGAGCCATAGAGGACTGCGAAATCGCTGGCTATCCTCTGCGTGCTGGCGATGGTGTCGTTATGACTCAGTGGGTAATGCATCGTGACCCACGCTATTTTGATCAACCAGAAGTATTCAACCCCGATCGCTGGGCAGGTGATTTGCTAAAAAAAATACCTCCTTATGCGTATTTTCCCTTTGGTGGTGGTTCCAGAATTTGTCTTGGTAAGTCCTTTGCCATGATGGAAGCGGTACTGCTGTTGGCGACTATTGCCCAGAAATTTCACTTAACCCTAGTGCTAAATCAACAAGTCATACCTTGGCCTGCTTTTACTTTGCGTCCCAAATATGGAGTAAAAATGGTGGTGGCTAACAGATAA
- a CDS encoding dual specificity protein phosphatase family protein produces MEQETIQPISENLWWVIPGKLAGVRKPMAEELTELRSTGVGAIVSVMDDPFNLDLYQKANIPHLWLPIKGGTAPTLEQLQELQKFIDTQKGIGNAVAVHCTSGRRRTGTILASYLIYTGSSYNDAIQKIQHANPDVELREAQSTFLRELYHVRLNTYDICEGR; encoded by the coding sequence ATGGAGCAAGAAACAATTCAACCAATTTCAGAGAACCTGTGGTGGGTGATTCCAGGGAAACTGGCAGGTGTTCGCAAGCCAATGGCAGAGGAGTTGACAGAGTTACGCTCTACTGGTGTTGGTGCGATCGTCTCCGTTATGGATGACCCCTTTAACCTAGATTTGTATCAAAAAGCAAATATTCCTCATCTGTGGTTGCCAATCAAAGGTGGCACTGCTCCCACCCTAGAGCAGCTTCAGGAATTACAAAAGTTCATTGACACTCAAAAAGGCATTGGCAACGCTGTTGCAGTTCATTGCACCAGTGGGAGGCGACGAACGGGAACGATACTGGCTTCTTATCTGATTTACACTGGTTCCTCTTATAACGACGCAATACAGAAAATCCAACACGCAAATCCTGATGTCGAATTGCGAGAAGCCCAAAGCACCTTTTTGCGAGAGTTATATCATGTCCGTTTAAACACTTATGATATCTGTGAAGGTCGGTAA
- the arsC gene encoding arsenate reductase, glutathione/glutaredoxin type gives MKRVMFVCKKNSARSQMAEGFAKTLGKGKIEVISSGLEASQVRPEAIATMKEIGIDITDQHSKPLSDFKAEDFDVVISLCGCGVNLPPEWVVREVFEDWQLDDPAEQPEIFPRVRDEIKERVTQLIESVNKEISPVR, from the coding sequence ATGAAACGTGTAATGTTTGTCTGCAAAAAGAACTCTGCTCGTTCTCAAATGGCGGAAGGCTTTGCTAAAACCCTTGGTAAAGGAAAAATTGAAGTGATTAGCTCAGGCTTAGAAGCAAGTCAGGTTAGACCAGAAGCAATCGCAACCATGAAAGAAATTGGTATCGATATTACCGATCAACACTCCAAACCTCTGAGTGACTTCAAAGCCGAAGACTTTGATGTAGTAATTTCTCTATGTGGTTGTGGCGTGAATTTGCCCCCGGAGTGGGTTGTGCGGGAAGTATTTGAAGACTGGCAGTTAGATGACCCAGCCGAGCAGCCTGAAATTTTTCCTAGAGTCCGCGATGAGATTAAAGAACGGGTGACTCAATTGATTGAGTCTGTGAATAAAGAAATTTCACCTGTTCGATAA
- a CDS encoding DUF4336 domain-containing protein produces the protein MNPQGRKPRIQSQEEWLNSSTDPRDWSWLFWPALPLYPYGRRRTLRTEIVKDTIWTFDQPHGILYTIVPIRMIVVKLEAGGLLVYAPVAPTIECIRLVNELVVKHGDVKYIILPTSSGLEHKIFVGPFARRFSQAVVFVAPHQWSFPLNLPLSWLGFPEKRTQVLPEDKSQVPFADEFDYAVLDINLGRGSFAEVAVLHKRSRTLILTDSILSIAEDPPAIIKLDPYPLLFHARDNALEIIEDNQANRRKGWQRISLFAIYFGPSMVEITGLKEMFRDAIKAPDHSKKAYFGLYPFRWRNNWKQSFDALRGDGRPFVAPILQTLILPQAPTEVLHWADIVASWDFQQIISCHFDAPIQASPHQFRQAFAFLEKQAKSNEDSFVSKSQQLLEEDFRFIKELEASLIRRGIATPPRQR, from the coding sequence ATGAACCCACAGGGACGTAAGCCGAGAATACAATCTCAGGAGGAATGGTTAAATTCTAGTACCGATCCGAGAGATTGGTCATGGCTGTTTTGGCCTGCTTTACCACTTTATCCCTACGGTAGGCGGCGGACACTCCGCACAGAAATAGTTAAAGACACAATCTGGACATTCGACCAGCCTCACGGTATCCTCTACACCATAGTGCCGATTCGGATGATTGTCGTCAAGCTCGAAGCGGGCGGTCTGCTGGTTTATGCACCCGTTGCACCTACAATTGAGTGTATCCGCTTGGTTAACGAGTTAGTCGTCAAGCACGGTGACGTTAAGTATATCATTCTACCAACCAGTTCGGGTTTGGAACATAAGATTTTCGTCGGCCCCTTCGCCAGACGCTTTTCACAAGCTGTGGTGTTTGTTGCCCCCCATCAGTGGAGTTTCCCACTAAATTTGCCGCTGAGTTGGCTGGGTTTTCCCGAAAAACGGACACAGGTACTACCAGAAGATAAAAGCCAAGTTCCCTTTGCTGATGAATTTGACTATGCTGTGCTGGATATCAACTTAGGGCGTGGGTCTTTTGCAGAAGTGGCTGTATTGCACAAGCGATCGCGCACTCTAATTTTGACTGATTCTATACTTTCTATAGCAGAAGATCCACCAGCTATCATCAAATTAGATCCGTATCCTTTGCTATTTCATGCCAGGGACAATGCACTGGAAATCATAGAAGATAATCAAGCAAACCGTCGCAAAGGATGGCAACGTATTTCACTGTTTGCCATTTACTTTGGCCCCAGCATGGTGGAAATTACTGGACTCAAAGAGATGTTTCGTGATGCTATCAAAGCCCCAGATCATTCAAAAAAGGCGTACTTTGGTTTATATCCATTTCGCTGGCGAAACAACTGGAAGCAGTCATTTGATGCCCTACGAGGAGATGGGCGGCCATTTGTCGCACCAATTCTACAAACTCTGATTTTGCCTCAAGCACCAACAGAAGTACTTCACTGGGCTGACATAGTTGCAAGTTGGGATTTTCAACAAATAATTTCTTGTCACTTTGATGCGCCAATTCAGGCGAGTCCACATCAATTTCGCCAAGCATTCGCTTTCCTAGAAAAGCAAGCCAAGAGCAATGAGGACTCATTTGTCAGCAAAAGCCAACAGCTATTGGAGGAAGACTTTAGATTTATCAAGGAACTGGAAGCAAGTCTAATCAGGCGTGGTATCGCAACGCCACCAAGGCAAAGGTGA
- a CDS encoding response regulator: MHILIIDDDSNDRFMIIREMRREFPNVQVEEVGEPEEFEQALVAGQFDLTITDYQLRWTTGLEILRTLKNRFPDRPVIMFTNTGTQEIAVEAMKNGLDDYILKSSKHLVRLSTSVKSVLERYETRRRASFFENRLQSLLNQLNVGVFRAIPDGGLLEVNSAFLRVLELNSLDEIQCNSSFDAIFSKAGDLTPQHRRERELKLHRADGSSIWLAVNETLNTTNGEAVIDGLVEDITGRKRAEESLKRYAARLRTLQELDRSILRAISPTEIAQAALAATYPLLPCQILDVTLFDFETQQATVLAVQSSDGIDFTVGETFPLSDFGDIETLQQNQALLIENLAEQPRLYLVQQRLFDQGIRLIMNVPVIAQGQLIGSFNLGAIQPRSLTDEDMENAYEVANQLAIAIEQSRMREELHRYTEQLEQLVSNRTQQLEEANSALEAFAYSISHDLQEPLRAMRGFAAILLEEYDTALNSVGQDLLHRLASSVERMDNLLVDLLAYSRLSRVDLPLQPINLNLLVRQVLTQLEPSLQEKQAQVTVAEPLLEVVGNYRTVEQIITNLITNSIKFVAAGVQPQIRLRTERRDRSVRLWVEDNGIGIQPQHLERIFGVFERLHSIEAYPGTGIGLAIVRKGIERMGGQVGVDSQVGEGSRFWIELPEFVK, encoded by the coding sequence ATGCACATTCTGATCATTGACGACGATTCAAACGACCGCTTCATGATTATCCGAGAGATGCGGCGGGAGTTTCCTAATGTACAGGTGGAGGAAGTGGGTGAACCAGAAGAGTTTGAGCAAGCACTGGTAGCAGGTCAATTTGACCTGACAATAACTGACTACCAACTGCGCTGGACTACTGGTCTGGAAATATTACGTACTCTAAAGAACCGCTTTCCCGATCGCCCTGTAATTATGTTTACAAATACAGGCACTCAGGAAATTGCCGTGGAGGCCATGAAAAATGGACTCGATGATTATATCCTCAAGTCATCCAAACACCTTGTACGATTATCAACCTCGGTGAAGTCTGTTTTAGAACGCTATGAAACTCGACGTAGAGCCAGCTTTTTTGAGAACCGCCTGCAATCTTTACTCAACCAATTAAATGTGGGTGTGTTTCGCGCTATTCCAGACGGAGGACTACTGGAAGTTAACAGCGCCTTTCTCAGAGTTTTAGAATTGAATTCTTTAGATGAAATCCAGTGTAATAGTAGCTTTGATGCAATTTTTTCCAAAGCGGGAGATTTGACACCACAACACAGAAGAGAACGGGAATTAAAGTTACACAGAGCCGATGGTAGCTCGATTTGGCTGGCAGTCAATGAAACTTTAAATACGACTAATGGAGAAGCGGTAATTGATGGACTGGTAGAAGACATCACCGGGCGCAAACGTGCAGAAGAGTCGCTCAAACGCTATGCTGCCAGATTAAGAACTCTACAAGAGTTAGATCGTTCGATTCTGCGGGCAATCTCACCCACAGAAATTGCCCAAGCTGCTCTTGCTGCTACCTATCCCTTGCTTCCCTGTCAGATACTAGATGTCACGTTATTTGATTTTGAAACTCAGCAAGCCACTGTGTTGGCAGTTCAATCTAGTGATGGCATTGATTTTACCGTTGGTGAAACGTTCCCATTGTCAGATTTTGGCGATATTGAAACCTTGCAACAAAACCAAGCGCTGCTCATTGAAAACCTAGCTGAACAACCCAGACTTTATCTTGTGCAACAACGACTGTTTGACCAAGGCATTCGCTTGATTATGAATGTCCCTGTAATTGCCCAAGGACAACTCATTGGTTCTTTCAACTTAGGAGCAATTCAGCCAAGGTCATTAACTGACGAAGACATGGAAAATGCCTACGAAGTGGCGAATCAACTAGCGATCGCCATTGAGCAATCCCGGATGCGTGAGGAGTTGCACCGCTACACCGAACAATTGGAACAATTAGTGAGCAACCGCACCCAACAGTTAGAAGAAGCCAATAGTGCTTTAGAAGCCTTTGCCTATTCTATCTCCCACGACTTACAAGAACCTCTGCGTGCCATGCGGGGATTTGCCGCCATTTTATTAGAGGAATATGATACCGCATTGAATTCAGTCGGGCAAGATTTACTGCATCGCCTCGCCAGTAGCGTAGAGCGCATGGACAACTTACTGGTGGACTTATTAGCATACAGCCGTTTGAGTCGCGTTGATTTGCCGCTTCAGCCAATTAACCTTAACTTACTTGTAAGGCAGGTACTAACGCAACTAGAGCCATCTTTGCAAGAAAAGCAAGCGCAAGTCACAGTTGCAGAACCTCTCTTGGAAGTTGTGGGCAATTACCGCACAGTCGAGCAGATTATTACAAATCTTATAACCAATAGCATTAAATTTGTCGCTGCTGGAGTCCAACCGCAAATCAGGCTACGGACAGAACGGCGCGATCGCTCGGTACGCTTGTGGGTAGAAGACAACGGCATTGGCATTCAACCCCAGCATTTAGAGCGGATTTTCGGCGTTTTTGAGCGCCTGCATAGCATAGAAGCCTACCCTGGTACAGGAATTGGACTAGCGATCGTCCGTAAAGGCATTGAACGCATGGGAGGTCAGGTAGGCGTTGACTCACAAGTCGGTGAAGGTAGCCGCTTTTGGATTGAACTACCAGAATTTGTCAAGTAA
- a CDS encoding DUF4394 domain-containing protein, with product MRFFNASKIAIGVAVVATCLNLNVNKVSADLGSIIADIFINLTGKESGLRFIALTSNNTVVNISPGGYAKTIKVKGIDGNLQGIDSRPANGLLYGVTDTDKIYTINLTNGQATLVSTLSSSFNGGFQSGFDFNPVPDRLRIVGSNDQNYRTNVDTGAVTVDGTLAYDTADINAGVDPNITAAAYTNSVAGATTTQLFGIDYDLDALVLQNPPNNGTLKTIGSLGVNFAPVGGFDIFTDSQGNNTAYALSGSVLYKIDLSTGAATKIAEVPGGGFIGLAVTSW from the coding sequence ATGAGATTTTTTAATGCCAGCAAAATTGCCATTGGAGTTGCTGTAGTAGCCACTTGCCTAAATTTGAATGTTAACAAAGTTTCGGCTGATCTTGGTAGTATCATTGCTGATATTTTCATCAATCTCACAGGCAAAGAATCTGGTTTAAGATTCATCGCCTTAACCTCTAACAATACTGTTGTGAATATCAGTCCGGGTGGATACGCAAAAACAATTAAAGTTAAAGGAATTGATGGCAATTTACAAGGTATTGACTCCCGTCCAGCCAACGGTCTGCTTTACGGTGTTACAGACACTGACAAGATATACACCATTAACCTGACAAACGGTCAGGCTACGTTAGTGAGTACTTTATCTAGTAGCTTCAATGGCGGATTTCAGTCAGGATTTGACTTCAATCCCGTACCAGACCGCTTACGAATAGTAGGTAGCAATGACCAAAATTACCGTACTAATGTAGATACTGGTGCAGTTACTGTTGATGGAACTCTGGCTTATGATACAGCCGATATTAACGCCGGAGTTGACCCCAACATTACCGCTGCTGCTTACACAAATTCGGTTGCTGGGGCGACGACAACTCAACTTTTTGGGATTGATTACGACCTTGACGCGTTAGTTCTGCAAAACCCACCCAACAATGGTACTCTCAAGACCATAGGCAGCCTCGGTGTTAACTTTGCACCTGTAGGCGGGTTTGACATTTTTACAGACTCACAAGGCAACAATACTGCCTATGCACTGTCTGGTTCAGTTCTTTACAAGATCGATCTATCCACTGGTGCTGCAACTAAAATTGCGGAGGTGCCTGGAGGTGGGTTTATCGGTTTAGCCGTTACTTCCTGGTAG
- a CDS encoding DUF4070 domain-containing protein → MRILLVYPIFPKTFWSYEKILELVDRKVLLPPLGLVTVAAILPQQWEFKLVDRNIRQATEEEWAWADVVIFSAMIVQKQDLLDQIQEAKQRGKLVAVGGPYPTSTPHQVQNVGADFLILDEGEITLPMFVEAIQRGETSGTFRTTEKPDVTSTPIPRFDLLELNAYDMMSVQFSRGCPFQCEFCDIIVLYGRKPRTKTPAQLLAELDYLYELGWRRGVFMVDDNFIGNKRNVKLLLKELKVWMAEHHYPFRFDTEASIDLAQDPELLELMVDSGFSAVFLGIETPDEDSLQMTKKFQNTRNSLTESVETIIKAGLRPMAGFIIGFDGEKPGAGDRIVRFAEQAAIPSTTFAMLQALPNTALWHRLQKEGRLRENQDGNINQTTLMNFIATRPLEDIAREYVEAFCALYDPIKYLDRTYRCFLMMGAPSWKAPFKMPEWVVVKALLIVIWRQGIKRETRWKFWHHLFSIIKRNPGVAEHYLSACAHNEHFLEYRQIVRDQIESQLAEYLAQGAEKPYVLTQAKTEEKTEAVVS, encoded by the coding sequence ATGCGAATTTTGCTAGTATATCCGATATTTCCTAAAACCTTTTGGTCATACGAAAAAATTTTGGAGTTAGTCGATCGCAAGGTTTTGTTACCACCTTTGGGTTTGGTGACAGTGGCGGCGATTTTGCCCCAACAATGGGAATTTAAGCTGGTTGATCGCAACATTCGTCAAGCCACAGAGGAAGAGTGGGCATGGGCGGATGTAGTCATCTTCTCCGCGATGATTGTCCAGAAACAAGATTTATTAGACCAAATTCAAGAAGCAAAGCAGCGCGGTAAATTAGTGGCGGTGGGTGGCCCTTACCCTACCTCTACACCCCATCAAGTGCAAAATGTAGGTGCAGATTTCCTGATTCTCGATGAAGGGGAAATCACTTTGCCTATGTTCGTTGAAGCAATTCAAAGAGGAGAAACTTCTGGAACTTTCCGCACTACAGAAAAACCTGATGTCACAAGCACACCCATACCCCGCTTTGATTTACTAGAATTGAATGCCTATGACATGATGTCTGTGCAGTTTTCGCGTGGCTGTCCCTTCCAGTGCGAATTTTGCGACATTATTGTGCTTTATGGTCGCAAACCCCGCACTAAAACCCCAGCACAACTTTTAGCAGAGTTAGATTATCTCTATGAATTGGGTTGGCGACGGGGTGTGTTCATGGTGGATGACAACTTTATCGGCAATAAGCGCAATGTGAAGTTGTTGTTGAAAGAGTTAAAAGTGTGGATGGCAGAACATCACTATCCTTTCCGCTTTGATACTGAAGCTTCAATTGACTTGGCACAAGATCCAGAATTGCTGGAGTTAATGGTTGATTCTGGTTTTTCTGCGGTGTTTTTAGGCATTGAAACACCAGATGAAGATAGCTTGCAAATGACTAAGAAATTTCAAAATACCCGCAATTCCCTAACTGAGTCTGTGGAAACCATCATCAAAGCTGGGTTGCGACCAATGGCTGGATTTATTATCGGGTTTGATGGGGAAAAACCGGGTGCAGGCGATCGCATTGTCCGCTTTGCTGAACAAGCAGCAATTCCTTCTACCACCTTCGCCATGTTGCAAGCGCTACCAAACACAGCGCTGTGGCATCGCTTGCAAAAAGAAGGACGACTAAGGGAAAATCAAGACGGTAATATCAACCAAACAACGTTGATGAATTTCATTGCTACTCGTCCACTGGAAGATATTGCCAGAGAATATGTTGAAGCGTTTTGTGCTTTATATGACCCAATCAAGTATTTAGATCGTACCTACCGCTGTTTTTTGATGATGGGTGCGCCGAGTTGGAAAGCGCCGTTTAAAATGCCTGAGTGGGTGGTGGTTAAAGCGCTGTTGATTGTGATTTGGCGACAAGGAATCAAACGAGAAACCCGGTGGAAGTTCTGGCATCACTTGTTTAGTATTATTAAGCGTAACCCAGGAGTTGCCGAACATTATCTTTCTGCCTGCGCCCACAACGAACATTTTCTAGAGTATCGTCAAATTGTCCGCGACCAAATTGAAAGTCAGCTAGCTGAATATTTAGCACAAGGCGCTGAAAAGCCATATGTGCTGACACAAGCAAAAACAGAGGAAAAAACAGAAGCAGTAGTTAGTTAA